A region from the Paenibacillus humicola genome encodes:
- the racE gene encoding glutamate racemase produces the protein MQQPIAIFDSGVGGLTVVKEVMRQLPREKVIYFGDTARTPYGPRPAEEVVRFTREMVDYLIQFRPKMIVAACNTSTAVALDDIRSRVAVPVVGVIHPGARAANGRTQSGIVGVIGTEGTIHSGAYEQALKQLSPNIEVVSLACPRFVPLVEQGNFRSEETLETVRSSLVPLMETRLDTLILGCTHYPFLSETISEIMGSSVALINSADETAREISTILHDRGRLARNDELPVHQFFCSGDPLMFKKIAQQWLGEQIALTPVVWQVPKIG, from the coding sequence GTGCAGCAACCGATTGCAATCTTCGATTCCGGCGTCGGCGGTTTGACCGTCGTCAAAGAAGTCATGCGCCAGCTTCCGCGTGAAAAAGTCATCTATTTCGGGGATACGGCGAGGACTCCGTACGGCCCCCGGCCGGCGGAAGAGGTCGTTCGTTTTACAAGAGAAATGGTCGATTATTTGATTCAATTCCGGCCGAAAATGATCGTTGCCGCCTGCAATACGTCGACGGCGGTCGCGCTGGACGATATCCGTTCCCGCGTGGCGGTTCCGGTTGTCGGCGTCATTCATCCGGGGGCGCGTGCGGCCAACGGCAGGACGCAATCCGGCATCGTCGGCGTGATCGGCACCGAGGGCACGATCCACAGCGGAGCTTACGAGCAGGCGCTCAAGCAGCTGTCGCCGAACATTGAAGTCGTCAGCCTCGCCTGCCCGCGGTTCGTTCCGCTTGTGGAGCAGGGCAATTTCCGCTCCGAGGAAACGCTTGAAACGGTTCGCTCATCGCTGGTGCCGCTCATGGAAACCCGTCTGGATACGCTCATTTTGGGCTGTACGCATTATCCGTTTTTGTCCGAAACGATTTCGGAAATTATGGGAAGCAGCGTCGCGCTGATCAATTCGGCGGATGAGACGGCGCGCGAAATCAGCACCATCCTGCACGACAGGGGCCGGCTGGCGCGTAACGACGAGCTGCCCGTTCATCAGTTTTTTTGCAGCGGCGATCCGCTGATGTTCAAAAAAATCGCGCAGCAGTGGCTGGGCGAGCAGATCGCCTTAACGCCGGTCGTTTGGCAGGTGCCGAAGATCGGTTAA
- a CDS encoding M14 family metallopeptidase — protein sequence MFPYIVRQGDTLLRIARRFEVNAASIIAANPRLDPDRPLLPGLLLSVPVQSAAVYCVQPGDTILTLAERFALPVHRLTAANPQLDPKALVPGQLLTVPGGGSGRIVDARAEYGEAELLRDIEALCSEYPFLHVETIGKSVLGKPITAIRIGEGPRKVHINAAMHANEWITAPLLMSFIEDFARAVSLGDRLCGSDMRELARRTTAWFVPLVNPDGAELVQEGLRRDHPLCAELLRMNGESERFRRWKANARGVDLNDQFPAFWEEEVRRRDADGPGPRDFPGAAPLTEPEALALAELTRRERFDLVVALHSQGREIYWNYRGYEPPESEAIARRLGRASGYMPVKLSGSDAGYKDWFIYEFRKPGFTVEVGSGVNPLPLESFPDLYDEVRPLLTAAVEAAANRPG from the coding sequence ATGTTTCCCTATATCGTTCGGCAGGGCGACACGCTGCTGCGCATCGCCAGGCGGTTCGAGGTGAACGCGGCATCGATTATCGCCGCCAACCCGCGCCTCGATCCGGACCGGCCGCTTCTGCCCGGTCTTCTGCTGTCCGTTCCGGTGCAATCGGCCGCCGTATACTGCGTGCAGCCCGGAGATACGATCCTCACGCTGGCGGAGCGATTTGCGCTGCCCGTCCACCGGTTGACCGCCGCCAATCCGCAGCTCGATCCGAAGGCGCTCGTTCCGGGACAGCTGCTTACCGTGCCCGGCGGCGGCAGCGGCCGCATCGTCGATGCAAGGGCTGAATACGGCGAAGCCGAGCTGCTGCGGGATATCGAGGCGCTGTGCAGCGAGTACCCGTTTCTGCACGTTGAGACGATCGGGAAAAGCGTGCTCGGGAAGCCGATAACCGCGATCCGGATCGGCGAAGGCCCGCGCAAGGTGCATATCAATGCGGCCATGCATGCGAACGAATGGATTACGGCGCCGCTGCTGATGTCGTTCATTGAAGATTTCGCCCGCGCCGTCTCGCTCGGCGATCGGCTGTGCGGCAGTGATATGCGGGAACTTGCCCGCAGGACGACGGCGTGGTTCGTGCCGCTCGTCAATCCTGACGGCGCCGAGCTGGTGCAGGAAGGGCTGCGCCGGGATCACCCGCTGTGTGCCGAGCTGCTGCGCATGAACGGGGAGTCGGAGCGGTTTCGCCGGTGGAAAGCGAATGCGCGGGGCGTCGATCTGAACGACCAGTTCCCGGCTTTTTGGGAGGAGGAGGTAAGGCGCAGGGATGCCGATGGCCCCGGGCCGCGCGATTTTCCCGGCGCAGCGCCGCTGACCGAGCCGGAAGCGCTGGCGCTTGCGGAGCTGACCCGGCGGGAGCGGTTCGATCTGGTCGTCGCACTTCATTCGCAGGGCCGGGAAATCTACTGGAACTACCGCGGCTACGAGCCGCCGGAATCGGAGGCGATCGCCCGCAGGCTGGGGCGGGCAAGCGGCTACATGCCGGTCAAGCTGAGCGGCAGCGATGCAGGCTACAAGGACTGGTTCATCTACGAGTTTCGCAAACCGGGGTTTACCGTCGAGGTGGGCAGCGGAGTCAACCCGCTGCCGCTCGAGTCGTTTCCGGACTTGTACGACGAAGTAAGGCCGCTGCTGACCGCCGCGGTCGAAGCCGCGGCCAATCGGCCGGGCTGA
- a CDS encoding histidine phosphatase family protein has translation MIAIKKHRIVPLIAAALQLLMLWAGGAASSEPAIDSAALMRQLQSGGYVLYVRHGQATIGQDRPGLTFGDCASQRNLDDAGREEALRFGQSLRQKSIPVAQPVLASPYCRTRQSAEIAFGARRVAADDSLAPLAAFSALTAEERQETLAHLNELLETPPPAGANRVIVAHALPAGIAVGEIPYMGTVVVKPNGPGRGYEIAGRLSLNDLTAD, from the coding sequence ATGATCGCAATAAAAAAACACCGCATCGTACCGCTGATTGCCGCTGCGCTGCAGCTGCTTATGCTGTGGGCGGGAGGCGCAGCGTCAAGCGAGCCTGCAATCGACAGCGCGGCTCTGATGCGCCAGCTTCAGAGCGGAGGGTATGTCTTGTACGTCCGGCACGGCCAGGCGACGATCGGACAGGATCGCCCCGGCTTGACGTTCGGCGACTGCGCTTCCCAGCGCAATTTGGACGATGCCGGCAGGGAAGAAGCGCTCCGTTTCGGCCAATCGCTGAGACAAAAAAGCATACCCGTCGCCCAGCCCGTTCTGGCCAGCCCGTATTGCCGCACGAGACAGTCGGCCGAAATCGCCTTCGGAGCGCGGCGGGTTGCGGCGGACGATTCGCTCGCGCCGCTAGCCGCGTTCTCCGCATTGACGGCCGAAGAGCGGCAGGAAACGCTCGCGCATTTGAACGAGCTGCTCGAAACGCCGCCGCCGGCCGGGGCCAACCGGGTCATCGTCGCTCACGCTCTACCGGCCGGAATTGCTGTCGGCGAAATCCCCTACATGGGAACGGTCGTCGTCAAGCCAAACGGGCCGGGACGCGGCTACGAAATCGCAGGCAGGCTGAGCCTGAACGATTTGACGGCCGATTAG
- a CDS encoding HesB/IscA family protein, translating into MKCKITRNAAKIIRQEMDKPENTGKLLRVLITHAHADHAHYGLQFEDAAGPNDEVVETDKEIAVLLEKDAELLDGVKIDYLYLPQEGFVITNPSKGNHGDH; encoded by the coding sequence ATGAAATGCAAAATTACGCGTAACGCCGCGAAAATCATTCGGCAGGAGATGGACAAGCCCGAGAATACCGGCAAGCTCCTCCGCGTTTTAATTACGCACGCTCACGCCGACCACGCTCATTACGGCCTCCAATTTGAGGATGCGGCCGGCCCGAATGACGAGGTTGTGGAAACCGACAAGGAGATCGCCGTGTTGCTGGAGAAAGATGCCGAGCTGCTGGACGGCGTCAAAATCGATTACCTGTATTTGCCGCAGGAAGGCTTCGTCATTACGAATCCGTCCAAAGGCAACCATGGCGATCATTAA
- a CDS encoding DUF1450 domain-containing protein: MANDIRICDKCKHTRIKSLLPKLQKIAPDAEIKVGCKSYCGPCSRFAFIFVNGRYVTAPTEEEAVEKARKYVK; this comes from the coding sequence ATGGCGAACGACATCCGCATCTGCGACAAATGCAAGCATACCCGCATCAAGTCGCTGCTGCCCAAGCTGCAAAAAATCGCGCCTGACGCCGAGATCAAGGTCGGCTGCAAATCGTACTGCGGGCCGTGCTCGCGGTTCGCGTTTATTTTCGTGAACGGGCGCTACGTCACCGCGCCGACCGAGGAGGAAGCGGTCGAGAAGGCGCGCAAATATGTAAAATAG
- the hemH gene encoding ferrochelatase: MSKERVGVLVMSYGTPESMDGIEEYYTHIRRGHAPTPEQLAELTGRYERIVGGVFPLRENTNRQVAGLQAALDASSPGRYVCYQGLKHARPYIETGMEEIARDGITKAIGIVLAPHYSVMSVGGYIERAKKRAEELGVDAAFVESYHLHPKLIEALSERVVNALKGFDRTEPLKVLFSAHSLPQRIREMDDPYERQLLETSSAVAERSGVNDWAFTWQSAGRTREPWLGPDILETLRETADSGCKQVLSAPIGFVSDHLEVLYDLDIEAKAEAEALGVRFARTDMLNTDPRYMQTLAESVEAKDEWQ, from the coding sequence ATGTCTAAGGAACGCGTCGGGGTGCTCGTCATGTCGTACGGCACGCCGGAAAGCATGGACGGCATCGAAGAATATTACACGCATATCCGAAGAGGGCATGCGCCGACGCCGGAGCAGCTGGCCGAGCTGACCGGGCGTTACGAGCGTATCGTCGGCGGCGTTTTTCCGCTGCGCGAGAACACGAACCGTCAAGTTGCCGGCCTGCAGGCGGCGCTCGACGCTTCGTCGCCGGGCCGTTACGTCTGCTATCAGGGGTTGAAGCACGCCCGGCCGTATATTGAAACCGGAATGGAAGAAATCGCGCGGGACGGCATCACGAAAGCGATCGGCATTGTGCTGGCGCCGCATTATTCCGTCATGAGCGTCGGCGGCTACATCGAGCGGGCGAAAAAGCGGGCGGAGGAGCTCGGCGTGGACGCGGCCTTTGTAGAAAGCTACCACCTGCATCCGAAGCTGATCGAAGCGCTCTCGGAGCGTGTCGTCAATGCGCTGAAGGGCTTCGACCGTACGGAGCCGCTCAAGGTGCTGTTCAGCGCCCACAGCCTGCCGCAGCGAATCCGCGAAATGGACGATCCGTACGAGCGGCAGCTGCTCGAGACGTCGTCCGCCGTCGCCGAGCGCTCCGGCGTAAACGACTGGGCGTTCACGTGGCAGAGCGCCGGGCGGACACGCGAGCCGTGGCTCGGCCCGGACATTTTGGAGACGCTGCGCGAAACGGCGGACAGCGGCTGCAAACAGGTGCTTTCGGCGCCGATCGGCTTTGTGTCGGATCACCTGGAAGTGCTGTACGATCTCGATATCGAAGCGAAAGCGGAAGCGGAGGCGCTCGGCGTTCGCTTCGCCCGCACCGACATGCTGAATACGGATCCGCGCTACATGCAGACGCTGGCCGAGTCGGTGGAAGCCAAGGATGAATGGCAATAA
- a CDS encoding THUMP domain-containing class I SAM-dependent RNA methyltransferase, with amino-acid sequence MSDRKLQLIATAPMGLEAVVARELKELGYDDARTENGRVTFTGGPADICRANLWLRTSDRVLVKMAEFPARTFDELFEGTKAVDWPDWIPADGEFPVEGRSHKSQLSSVPACQSIVKKAVVEKMKSAHGLEWFPEDGARFVIEVWLLNDIAMLTLDTTGPSLHKRGYRRLVTEAPLKETMAAAMVLLSRWHPERPLYDPFCGSATIPIEAAMIGWNIAPGLRRSFNGERWPIVPEALWEAAREEAFDAVKDDIPLSIAGSDLDPKAIEVAEAAVRKAGFAKEIKLSVLPAAKAKPEDDYGCIVTNPPYGERLGDDAEAEKAIRQLGLAALYLPTWSFFALSPSKSVEHYFGRPADKKRKLFNGRIECALYQFFGPLPPIRREEQPVR; translated from the coding sequence ATGAGCGATAGAAAGCTGCAATTGATCGCAACCGCCCCGATGGGCCTCGAAGCGGTTGTCGCGCGCGAGCTGAAGGAGCTTGGCTACGACGATGCAAGAACCGAGAACGGCCGCGTGACGTTTACCGGCGGACCGGCCGACATCTGCCGCGCCAACCTGTGGCTGCGGACAAGCGACCGCGTGCTTGTCAAAATGGCTGAATTTCCCGCCCGCACCTTCGACGAGCTGTTTGAAGGAACCAAGGCCGTCGACTGGCCGGACTGGATTCCGGCGGACGGCGAATTTCCGGTCGAAGGCCGTTCGCACAAGTCGCAGCTGTCGAGCGTCCCGGCCTGTCAAAGCATCGTCAAAAAAGCGGTCGTTGAGAAAATGAAATCGGCGCACGGCTTGGAATGGTTTCCAGAGGACGGCGCCCGTTTCGTCATCGAGGTATGGCTGCTCAACGATATCGCCATGCTGACGCTTGACACGACCGGCCCCAGCCTGCACAAGCGCGGCTATCGCCGGCTCGTGACGGAAGCGCCGCTCAAGGAAACGATGGCCGCCGCAATGGTGCTGCTCAGCCGCTGGCATCCGGAGCGCCCCTTGTACGACCCGTTTTGCGGATCGGCCACGATCCCGATCGAAGCGGCCATGATCGGCTGGAACATCGCCCCCGGTCTTCGCCGTTCGTTTAATGGCGAACGATGGCCGATCGTTCCCGAAGCGCTCTGGGAGGCGGCCCGCGAGGAAGCGTTCGACGCGGTGAAGGACGATATCCCGCTGTCGATCGCCGGGTCGGACCTCGATCCGAAAGCGATCGAGGTCGCCGAAGCCGCCGTACGGAAAGCCGGCTTCGCGAAGGAGATCAAGCTCTCCGTTCTGCCGGCCGCCAAAGCGAAGCCGGAGGACGATTATGGCTGCATCGTTACCAACCCGCCGTATGGCGAGCGCCTCGGCGACGACGCTGAAGCGGAGAAAGCCATCCGCCAGCTCGGTCTGGCCGCCCTCTACCTGCCGACCTGGTCGTTCTTTGCGCTCAGCCCCTCCAAATCGGTCGAGCATTATTTCGGCCGGCCGGCGGACAAGAAGCGCAAGCTGTTTAACGGGCGGATCGAGTGCGCCCTGTACCAGTTTTTCGGGCCGCTGCCGCCGATTCGCAGGGAGGAACAGCCGGTTCGCTAA
- a CDS encoding AraC family transcriptional regulator has translation MDHYQISIGSNPLPARGELSVLFSGEGKPYPLHRIGPVVHNYYLVHTVLSGRGTFEIDGKTYECGRGDTFFIFPDILFTYTADSDEPWQYRWIAFQGETAEGLLAGMGITPRHPVIHAADTRRLARLYRSVKLALERTEYPELADLEAGGLLRVMLKEYGMINAGRMTPQAQMPVPDIERQINQAIRMLSYQYSDRFSIEDLARKLGYHRTHLSKMFKQATGLSPMQFLLKVRMVRARELLSGSKYLSIDQVASSVGYPDALYFSKQFRKTHGISPTEYRSRNRPNSL, from the coding sequence ATGGACCACTATCAGATTTCGATCGGTTCGAACCCGCTCCCCGCCCGCGGAGAGCTGTCGGTGCTGTTCAGCGGCGAAGGCAAGCCTTATCCGCTGCACCGGATCGGGCCGGTCGTCCATAACTACTACCTGGTGCATACCGTCTTATCCGGCCGCGGCACGTTCGAAATCGACGGCAAAACGTATGAATGCGGGAGGGGGGACACCTTCTTCATCTTTCCGGACATTCTGTTTACGTACACCGCGGACAGCGACGAGCCCTGGCAGTACCGCTGGATCGCTTTTCAGGGGGAAACGGCCGAGGGGCTGCTGGCCGGAATGGGCATCACGCCGCGCCATCCCGTCATTCATGCGGCCGATACGCGCAGGCTGGCAAGGCTGTACCGCAGCGTCAAGCTGGCGCTGGAGCGGACGGAATATCCCGAGCTTGCCGACCTGGAAGCCGGCGGCCTGCTGCGGGTCATGCTGAAGGAATACGGCATGATCAACGCCGGCCGCATGACGCCGCAAGCCCAGATGCCGGTTCCCGATATCGAGCGCCAAATCAATCAGGCGATTCGGATGCTGTCCTACCAGTACAGCGACCGTTTCTCGATTGAGGATTTGGCGCGCAAGCTCGGGTATCACCGGACGCACCTGTCCAAAATGTTCAAGCAGGCGACGGGGCTGTCGCCGATGCAGTTTTTGCTGAAGGTGCGGATGGTCCGCGCCCGCGAGCTGCTAAGCGGCAGCAAATATTTGTCGATCGACCAGGTCGCTTCATCGGTCGGGTATCCGGATGCGCTTTACTTCTCCAAGCAATTCCGCAAAACGCACGGCATCTCGCCGACGGAATACCGGTCGCGAAACCGGCCGAATTCATTGTAA
- a CDS encoding alpha-glucosidase/alpha-galactosidase yields MSKITFIGAGSSVFAKNVLGDCMMTPALQGFELALFDIDPVRLSESETMLNHIKNTSGSSCVIKSYADRKEALRGAKYVVNAIQVGGYDPCTITDFEVPKKYGLRQTIADTVGIGGIFRNLRTIPVMLDFAKDMQEVCPDALFLNYTNPMAVLTNVMNTHGGIQTVGLCHSVQVCVRDLFKNLGMDTEGVKSKIAGINHMAWLLEVSKDGVDLYPEIKRRAREKQQEKHHDMVRLEMMLKFGYYITESSEHNAEYHPYFIKRNYPELIDRFNIPLDEYPRRCVNQIENWNKRRDELVHNPELQHNRTHEYASYIFEAIETNVPFKIGGNVMNTGLITNLPREACVEVPCLVDRSGVTPTYVGDLPPQCAALNRTNINTQLLTIEAAITKKREHIYHAAMLDPHTAAELSMDDIVAMCDDLIEAHGDWLPKYN; encoded by the coding sequence ATGTCCAAAATTACGTTTATCGGAGCCGGCAGTTCCGTTTTCGCCAAAAATGTGCTTGGCGACTGTATGATGACGCCCGCGCTGCAGGGCTTCGAGCTGGCGCTGTTCGATATTGACCCTGTCCGGCTCTCGGAATCGGAGACGATGCTGAACCACATTAAAAATACGAGCGGCAGCTCGTGCGTCATCAAATCGTATGCCGACCGCAAGGAAGCGCTGCGCGGGGCGAAATACGTCGTGAACGCCATCCAGGTCGGGGGCTACGATCCGTGTACGATCACGGACTTCGAGGTTCCGAAGAAATACGGCCTGCGCCAGACGATCGCGGATACGGTCGGCATCGGCGGCATTTTCCGCAACCTGCGTACGATTCCGGTCATGCTGGACTTCGCGAAGGATATGCAGGAGGTGTGTCCGGACGCGCTGTTCCTCAATTACACGAACCCGATGGCGGTGCTGACGAACGTCATGAACACGCACGGCGGCATTCAGACGGTCGGCCTTTGCCACAGCGTACAGGTGTGCGTGAGGGATTTGTTCAAAAATCTCGGCATGGACACCGAAGGGGTCAAGTCGAAGATCGCCGGCATCAACCATATGGCCTGGCTGCTGGAGGTTTCCAAGGACGGCGTCGATCTCTATCCGGAAATCAAGCGCCGCGCCCGCGAGAAGCAGCAGGAGAAGCACCACGATATGGTGCGCCTGGAAATGATGCTGAAATTCGGCTATTACATTACCGAATCGTCCGAGCATAACGCCGAGTACCATCCGTATTTCATCAAGCGGAATTACCCAGAGCTGATCGATCGGTTCAACATCCCGCTCGACGAATATCCGCGCCGCTGCGTGAATCAAATCGAGAACTGGAACAAGCGCCGCGACGAGCTCGTGCACAATCCCGAGCTGCAGCACAACCGGACGCACGAATACGCATCGTACATTTTCGAGGCGATCGAGACGAATGTGCCGTTCAAAATCGGCGGCAACGTGATGAACACCGGCCTCATCACGAACCTGCCGCGCGAGGCGTGCGTCGAGGTGCCCTGCCTTGTCGACCGCAGCGGCGTAACGCCGACTTACGTAGGCGATTTGCCGCCGCAGTGCGCCGCGCTGAACCGGACGAACATCAACACGCAGCTGCTGACGATCGAAGCCGCAATCACGAAGAAGCGCGAGCATATTTATCACGCGGCGATGCTTGATCCGCATACGGCCGCCGAGCTGTCGATGGACGACATCGTCGCGATGTGCGACGACTTGATCGAGGCGCATGGCGACTGGCTGCCGAAATACAACTAA
- the hemE gene encoding uroporphyrinogen decarboxylase — translation MSINDRFIRACRKEPVDRVPVWYMRQAGRYDPDYRKIKEKYSLLEICRRPELAAEVTMMPVRKLGVDAAILYSDIMNPVASIGIDFDIVPNVGPVIHNPIESAADVARLKPIDVEGDLPHILETIRILDRELEVPLITFAGAPFTIASYLIEGRSSKSYIKTKALMYGEPAVWHMLMDKLGDMVIAYLRAHMNAGGKAFQLFDSWVGALAPEDYRQYVLPTIERIFAELADLPQPKIYYPGVASGELLATLGEVKADVIGLDWRVPIAEGRRRLGGTFGVQGNLDPYVLAAPMNVIEAHAARIIDEGLQQPGFVFNLGHGLFPEAPLDKLRELTAFVHAYSAKAIAATGKEEASHV, via the coding sequence ATGAGCATCAACGACCGATTCATCCGGGCCTGCCGGAAGGAACCTGTCGATCGTGTACCCGTCTGGTATATGCGACAAGCGGGACGGTACGATCCCGATTACAGGAAAATTAAAGAGAAATATTCGCTGCTCGAAATATGCCGCAGACCCGAGCTGGCCGCCGAGGTAACGATGATGCCCGTGCGGAAGCTGGGCGTCGACGCGGCGATTTTATATTCCGACATTATGAACCCGGTCGCTTCGATCGGTATCGATTTCGATATCGTGCCGAACGTCGGCCCGGTCATCCATAACCCGATCGAGTCGGCGGCCGACGTGGCGCGGCTGAAGCCGATCGACGTGGAAGGCGATCTGCCCCATATTTTGGAGACGATTCGCATTCTGGACCGGGAGCTCGAGGTGCCGCTCATCACGTTCGCCGGCGCGCCGTTTACGATTGCGAGCTATCTGATCGAAGGGCGGTCGTCGAAGTCCTACATCAAGACGAAGGCGCTGATGTACGGCGAGCCTGCGGTATGGCATATGCTGATGGACAAGCTGGGCGATATGGTCATCGCCTATTTGCGCGCGCATATGAATGCCGGCGGCAAAGCGTTCCAGCTGTTCGACAGCTGGGTGGGAGCGCTCGCTCCCGAGGATTACAGGCAGTATGTCCTGCCGACGATCGAGCGGATTTTCGCGGAGCTGGCGGATTTGCCGCAGCCGAAAATATATTATCCCGGCGTTGCCTCGGGCGAGCTGCTGGCGACGCTCGGCGAGGTCAAGGCCGACGTCATCGGACTCGACTGGCGCGTGCCGATCGCCGAAGGACGGCGCCGCCTCGGCGGCACGTTCGGCGTACAGGGCAACCTCGACCCGTACGTGCTGGCCGCTCCGATGAACGTTATTGAGGCGCATGCCGCCCGCATTATCGATGAGGGCCTGCAGCAGCCGGGCTTCGTGTTCAATCTCGGGCACGGCCTGTTCCCGGAGGCGCCGCTCGACAAGCTGCGGGAGCTGACCGCGTTTGTTCATGCTTACTCGGCGAAAGCGATCGCCGCGACGGGCAAGGAGGAAGCATCGCATGTCTAA
- a CDS encoding O-methyltransferase, with protein sequence MTMTTETYVEKLLGEDSDLQRVMESIRANGMPEISIAPGYGRLLTMLVRMSGAKHVLEIGALGGYSGICLARGLAEGGTLTSLELMPNYAEVARSNLREAGFGDRVEYIVGDAKAGLDELARQGKSFDFLFIDADKDNYPAYLEKVIRLAKPGAVIAGDNALMHGRTIDPERSGPSVQAMREFNERMTGDPRLLGTLLPAYDGLAVAIVK encoded by the coding sequence ATGACGATGACGACGGAAACTTATGTGGAGAAGCTGCTGGGAGAAGATTCGGATTTGCAGCGGGTCATGGAATCGATCCGGGCGAATGGCATGCCGGAAATATCGATTGCCCCGGGCTACGGCAGGCTGCTGACGATGCTCGTGCGGATGTCCGGCGCGAAGCACGTGCTGGAAATCGGCGCGCTCGGCGGCTACAGCGGGATTTGTCTGGCGCGCGGACTCGCCGAAGGCGGCACGCTGACGAGCCTCGAGCTGATGCCGAACTATGCGGAGGTGGCCCGGTCGAACCTGCGCGAAGCGGGCTTTGGCGACCGCGTCGAATATATCGTCGGCGATGCGAAGGCCGGTCTCGACGAGCTCGCGCGTCAGGGAAAATCGTTCGATTTTCTCTTTATCGACGCCGACAAGGACAATTATCCGGCGTATTTGGAAAAGGTCATCCGGCTGGCGAAGCCAGGCGCGGTCATCGCCGGCGACAATGCGCTGATGCACGGCCGGACGATCGACCCGGAGCGGAGCGGGCCTTCCGTGCAGGCGATGCGCGAATTCAACGAGCGGATGACCGGAGATCCGCGCCTGCTCGGCACGCTGCTGCCTGCCTACGACGGGCTTGCCGTCGCCATTGTCAAGTAG